In Cryptococcus decagattii chromosome 11, complete sequence, one DNA window encodes the following:
- a CDS encoding N-acetylglucosamine-6-phosphate deacetylase, whose translation MSDIVRFTNGYLAMPDGTAVKADLYISSSSGKIISGQSSFYSNHSPCRTVDLQGNLLSPGLIDIQINGAWRVDFSELDVQAGEEGEQKYVQGLERVARRLAQYGTTSFVPTIITQNQELYSKLLRLLCPRSSPGSSHILGYHAEGPFLSPIRKGAHSSTLLLTASPSSPIFPPGASDTSPMKALETVYGKEGLDQQGVKIITLAPDVDGVMDCIEPLTERGVVVSVGHSDASLEQAEEAFDKGARMITHLFNAMPPIHHRDPGVVGMLGHPTRRPYFGIIVDGLHSHPNTVRMAYGACKEGCVLVSDAQSIMDPSQPDGVIDWRPGLRFRKEGLKVLVDGTSTLADTFINRRGN comes from the exons ATGTCGGATATAGTTAGGTTCACCAATGGTTACTTGGCAATGCCAGACGGCACA GCCGTGAAAGCAGACTTGTacatctcatcttcctctggtAAGATCATCTCTGGCCAATCCTCCTTCTATTCCAACCACTCCCCATGTCGGACCGTCGACTTGCAAGGcaatctcctctctccaggATTGATCGATATACAGATCAACGGTGCTTGGCGCGTAGATTTTTCAGAGCTGGATGTTCaagctggagaagagggtgagCAAAAGTATGTCCAGGGGCTGGAGAGAGTAGCGAGGCGGTTGGCCCAATATGGAACTACGAGTTTTGTACCGACCATCATCACGCAGAATCAAGAGCTTTACAGCAAA CTTCTTCGACTCCTCTGTCCTCGTTCCTCACCTGGATCTTCCCATATCCTAGGTTACCACGCCGAAGGCCCTTTCCTTTCACCTATCCGTAAAGGCGCCCATTCCTCAACCCTCCTCTTAACCGCCTCTCCCAGTTCTCCCATATTTCCCCCGGGGGCTTCTGATACATCACCCATGAAAGCTCTTGAGACCGTCTACGGGAAAGAAGGGCTCGATCAGCAAGGCGTAAAGATCATCACCTTGGCACCGGATGTAGATGGAGTTATGGATTGTATTGAACCACTGACAGAACGAGGGGTTGTCGTTTCTGTAGGACATAG CGACGCTTCATTGGAACAGGCAGAAGAAGCGTTTGACAAAGGCGCTCGTATGATCACCCACTTGTTCAA TGCTATGCCGCCAATCCATCATCGTGATCCAGGGGTAGTCGGCATGCTCGGCCACCCTACCCGTCGTCCATATTTTGGAATCATCGTCGACGGATTACACTCTCATCCCAACACTGTCCGAATGGCTTATGGTGCTTGTAAAGAAGGCTGTGTCCTGGTTTCTGACG CGCAAAGTATCATGGACCCCTCGCAGCCCGATGGAGTTATTGATTGGCGACCAGGACTTCGATTTAGGAAAGAAGGTCTCAAAGTCCTTGTGGACGGTACTTCTACCTTGGCAG ATACATTTATCAATAGGCGTGGCAATTAA